In a genomic window of Bradyrhizobium ontarionense:
- a CDS encoding amino acid ABC transporter substrate-binding protein: protein MKRVTLALTLALAPVLASVGAQAETLKTVKDRGMVACGVSQGLPGFSSPDDKGNWTGLDVDVCRAIAAAIFNDPTKVKFVPLSAKDRFTALQSGEIDVLSRNTTWTLSRDTSLGANFAGVTYYDGQGFMVKKALKVNSALELNSASVCVQTGTTTEQNLADYFKANKMKYEVIAFAGQDETIKAYESGRCDVFTTDVSGLYAERLKLANPADHVVLPEVISKEPLGPMVRHGDDQWFDIVKWTLFGLVTAEELGVTQANVDEMAKSDKPEFKRAFGTDGNLGEQLGLTKDWFSRIVKAVGNYGEMYDRNVGAGSKLQIARGLNQLWNKGGLQYAPPIR from the coding sequence ATGAAACGCGTCACTCTTGCTCTTACTCTTGCTCTCGCCCCGGTCCTGGCGAGCGTCGGCGCTCAGGCCGAGACGCTCAAGACCGTCAAGGATCGCGGCATGGTCGCCTGCGGCGTCAGCCAGGGCCTTCCTGGCTTCTCGTCGCCTGACGACAAGGGCAATTGGACCGGGCTCGACGTCGACGTCTGCCGCGCCATCGCGGCTGCGATCTTCAACGATCCGACCAAGGTCAAGTTCGTGCCGCTGTCCGCCAAGGATCGCTTCACCGCGCTGCAATCCGGTGAAATCGACGTGCTGTCCCGCAACACGACGTGGACGCTGTCGCGCGATACCTCGCTGGGCGCCAATTTCGCCGGCGTGACCTATTATGACGGCCAGGGCTTCATGGTGAAGAAGGCCCTCAAAGTGAATTCCGCGCTTGAGCTGAACAGCGCTTCGGTCTGCGTGCAGACCGGCACAACGACCGAGCAGAATCTCGCCGACTACTTCAAGGCCAACAAGATGAAGTACGAGGTGATCGCGTTCGCCGGCCAAGACGAGACGATAAAGGCCTACGAATCCGGCCGCTGCGACGTGTTCACCACTGACGTCTCGGGCCTCTACGCCGAGCGGCTGAAGCTCGCCAATCCGGCCGATCACGTGGTGCTGCCCGAGGTGATCTCGAAGGAGCCGCTGGGCCCCATGGTCCGCCACGGCGACGATCAGTGGTTCGACATCGTGAAGTGGACCTTGTTCGGGCTGGTGACGGCCGAGGAGCTCGGCGTGACCCAGGCGAACGTCGACGAGATGGCCAAGTCCGACAAGCCGGAGTTCAAGCGCGCCTTTGGCACCGACGGCAATCTCGGCGAGCAGCTCGGCCTCACCAAGGATTGGTTCTCCCGCATCGTCAAGGCGGTCGGAAATTACGGCGAGATGTATGACCGCAACGTCGGCGCCGGCTCCAAGCTGCAGATCGCGCGCGGTCTGAACCAGCTCTGGAACAAGG
- the metC gene encoding cystathionine beta-lyase yields MASSNDPAAAVRQNVETRLITGGRDTKAQHGFVNPPVVHGSTVLYPTAEDLHAHRGEFQYGRHGTPTTKALQQALMALEGPQCAGVGIAPSGLGAISTTLLSVLKAGDHLLVCDSVYRPTRNFCNGMLARYGVETTYFDPLIGTGIEQLLKPNTRAVVVEAPGSQSFEMPDIPAIAAVAHAHGALVIDDNTWATPLYHRSLDQGVDISMQAATKYIGGHSDIMFGTISANAKAWPLIVEGIRLLGVCAGPDDVFLALRGVRTLGVRLAQHHRSGVEMARWLAARPEVIQVLHPALESHPGHAIWKRDFTGASGLFSIVLQPKPQAAVDAMLDALTLFGMGYSWGGFESLAIPFDCASYRTATSWAPGGPTLRLHIGLENVEDLKTDLDRGFAAFNAA; encoded by the coding sequence ATGGCATCATCGAACGACCCCGCTGCGGCGGTGCGACAAAACGTCGAGACACGGCTGATCACCGGGGGCAGGGATACGAAGGCGCAGCACGGATTCGTGAATCCTCCGGTCGTTCATGGCTCGACCGTTCTGTACCCCACCGCCGAGGACCTGCACGCGCACCGCGGTGAATTCCAGTACGGCCGTCACGGCACCCCGACCACCAAGGCGCTGCAGCAGGCGCTGATGGCGCTCGAAGGTCCGCAATGCGCCGGTGTCGGCATCGCGCCGTCGGGTCTCGGGGCGATCTCGACGACGCTGCTGTCGGTGCTCAAGGCCGGCGATCACCTCCTGGTCTGCGACAGCGTCTATCGTCCGACCCGCAATTTCTGCAACGGTATGCTGGCGCGCTATGGGGTCGAGACGACCTATTTTGATCCATTGATCGGCACAGGAATTGAGCAACTGCTCAAGCCGAATACACGCGCGGTGGTTGTCGAGGCGCCCGGATCGCAGTCCTTCGAGATGCCGGACATCCCGGCGATCGCGGCCGTCGCGCATGCCCATGGCGCACTCGTGATCGACGACAACACGTGGGCCACGCCGCTCTATCACCGCTCCCTGGATCAGGGCGTCGACATCAGCATGCAGGCCGCCACCAAATATATCGGTGGCCATTCCGACATCATGTTCGGGACGATTTCGGCCAATGCGAAGGCCTGGCCGCTGATCGTCGAAGGCATCCGGCTGCTCGGCGTCTGCGCCGGTCCGGACGATGTGTTCCTGGCTCTGCGCGGCGTGCGGACCCTCGGTGTGCGCCTGGCCCAGCATCATCGGTCCGGCGTCGAGATGGCGCGCTGGCTCGCAGCCCGCCCGGAGGTCATCCAGGTCCTGCATCCGGCGCTGGAAAGCCATCCAGGGCATGCCATCTGGAAGCGCGATTTCACCGGCGCCTCCGGCCTGTTCAGCATCGTGCTGCAGCCGAAGCCGCAAGCCGCAGTGGATGCGATGCTCGACGCGCTGACGCTGTTCGGCATGGGCTATTCCTGGGGCGGCTTCGAAAGCCTCGCGATTCCGTTCGACTGCGCGAGCTACCGCACCGCCACCAGCTGGGCACCGGGCGGCCCCACCCTGCGCCTGCACATCGGGCTCGAGAACGTCGAGGATCTCAAGACCGATCTCGATCGCGGCTTTGCG